The following proteins are co-located in the bacterium genome:
- a CDS encoding NAD-dependent epimerase/dehydratase family protein — MSAQPTGDLPALRDATVLVTGGCGFIGSHLVRRLLAEGSRVVVLDSLRYGDAANLGADADRIRLVRATLGHAPRAVLEDACRGADLLVHLAAEKHNQSRDDPDAVLTANVLGTRLLFECAAAAGVRKTVFASSLYAYGRLTGPPMDEAEVPLPATIYGISKLCGERLLAHYASPDGMHGDVLRYFFVYGPRQFAGMGYKSVILRNFERLARGEAPRIFGDGRQALDYVYVDDVVAATLRALCAPTSGALLNVASGVAVRVAELTAAMCTAAGSALAPVHEPPDWTAGSCRAGTNARIRAALDWTPRVPLAEGLARTWAWMREAPAA, encoded by the coding sequence ATGAGCGCCCAGCCGACCGGCGACCTGCCCGCCCTGCGTGACGCCACCGTCCTCGTGACGGGCGGCTGCGGCTTCATCGGCTCGCACCTCGTGCGCCGCCTCCTCGCCGAGGGCAGCCGCGTGGTCGTGCTCGACAGCCTGCGCTACGGCGACGCCGCCAACCTCGGCGCCGACGCCGACCGTATCCGCCTCGTGCGCGCGACCCTGGGCCACGCGCCGCGTGCGGTGCTCGAGGACGCGTGTCGCGGCGCCGACCTGCTGGTCCACCTCGCCGCCGAGAAGCACAACCAGTCGCGCGACGATCCCGACGCCGTCCTGACCGCCAACGTCCTCGGCACCCGACTCCTCTTCGAGTGCGCCGCCGCGGCGGGCGTCCGCAAGACCGTGTTCGCGTCGTCGCTCTATGCCTACGGGCGCCTCACGGGTCCGCCGATGGACGAGGCCGAGGTGCCGCTGCCGGCGACGATCTACGGCATCTCGAAGCTCTGCGGCGAGCGCCTGCTCGCGCACTACGCGTCGCCGGACGGCATGCACGGCGACGTGCTGCGCTACTTCTTCGTCTACGGGCCGCGCCAGTTCGCCGGGATGGGCTACAAGTCGGTCATCCTGCGCAACTTCGAGCGGCTCGCCCGCGGCGAGGCGCCGCGCATCTTCGGCGACGGCCGCCAGGCGCTCGACTACGTCTACGTCGACGACGTCGTCGCGGCGACGCTGCGCGCGCTCTGCGCGCCGACGAGCGGCGCGCTCCTGAACGTCGCCTCGGGCGTCGCCGTCCGCGTCGCGGAGCTCACCGCCGCCATGTGCACGGCCGCCGGCAGCGCGCTGGCGCCGGTCCACGAGCCGCCCGACTGGACCGCGGGCTCGTGCCGCGCCGGCACCAACGCCCGCATCCGGGCGGCGCTCGACTGGACGCCGCGCGTGCCGCTCGCCGAGGGGCTCGCGCGCACCTGGGCCTGGATGCGGGAGGCGCCGGCGGCATGA
- a CDS encoding glycosyltransferase — translation MTPTVSVVAPCLNEAGNLPELVERLDRALRKKDVRGEIVLVDDGSTDDTPAVTARLQAAYPSLVVVRHPVNRGIEEGWRSGLRASHGTYVCFIDADLQNLPEDVPRLLRELRQSGADLVQGWRSTIGRERDHRYWFSIGLNAILNGLFGMRARDNKSGFVLARREVLEDVLTHRYRYRYYQTFIRVAAQSRGYTVREIETLFDKRLLGTSFLGALPLRAILWSLVDVAKAWVEFRLAPKREGAMADFLRDNPPARATPPLRGWRALWMRLFFATMPVHHWMITRQARHYYDELLRTQWLGPAQVRALQERKLRRLVAQAYHHTAYWRERMDALGLGPEDIQTLDDLRKLPLLSKDDVREHLYFDLLSDNHDKRRIQKVTTSGSTGEPLVCYADQHQLEIRWAATQRSMEWTGYRFGDRTARLWHQTIGMTWSQILRERIDAWFNRRLFIPAFEMTDANIARFVDALRRHRPVLIDGYAESFNFLAWFLKHHGLPGLRPKGLISSAQALPDHSREVIEKAFGCGVFDKYGSREFSGIAWECEAHDGHHVVAESYVVEILKDGLPARPGEMGEVVITDLTNFCMPLIRYRVGDLAVAMDDDTVCTCGRGLPRIGRIEGRVQAIIVAENGAYIPGTFFAHLFKDFDHVVRQYQVVQEHRGAIRLRVVKGLRHTDAQFAALLALLREYLGAGMAIDVEFVERIEMVRTGKHRATISTLSLDLQASSPAVNAG, via the coding sequence ATGACGCCCACCGTCTCCGTCGTCGCGCCCTGCCTGAACGAGGCCGGCAACCTGCCCGAGCTGGTCGAGCGGCTCGACCGTGCCCTGCGCAAGAAGGACGTGCGCGGCGAGATCGTCCTCGTCGACGACGGCAGCACCGACGACACCCCCGCCGTGACGGCGCGGCTCCAGGCCGCCTACCCGAGCCTCGTCGTCGTGCGCCATCCGGTGAATCGCGGCATCGAGGAGGGCTGGCGCTCGGGCCTGCGCGCGTCGCACGGCACCTACGTCTGCTTCATCGACGCCGACCTGCAGAACCTGCCCGAGGACGTCCCGCGCCTGCTGCGCGAGCTGCGTCAGTCGGGCGCCGACCTCGTGCAGGGCTGGCGCAGCACGATCGGCCGCGAGCGCGACCATCGCTACTGGTTCTCGATCGGCCTCAACGCGATCCTGAACGGCCTCTTCGGGATGCGCGCGCGGGACAACAAGTCCGGCTTCGTCCTGGCGCGGCGCGAGGTGCTCGAGGACGTCCTCACCCACCGCTACCGCTATCGCTACTACCAGACCTTCATCCGCGTCGCGGCGCAGTCGCGCGGCTACACCGTGCGCGAGATCGAGACGCTCTTCGACAAGCGCCTCCTCGGCACCTCGTTCCTGGGCGCCCTGCCCCTGCGCGCGATCCTGTGGTCGCTCGTCGACGTCGCCAAGGCGTGGGTCGAGTTCCGCCTGGCGCCGAAGCGCGAAGGCGCGATGGCCGACTTCCTGCGCGACAATCCGCCGGCGCGCGCGACGCCGCCCCTGCGCGGCTGGCGCGCGCTCTGGATGCGCCTGTTCTTCGCGACCATGCCGGTGCACCACTGGATGATCACGCGGCAGGCGCGGCACTACTACGACGAGCTGCTGCGCACGCAGTGGCTCGGGCCCGCGCAGGTCCGCGCCCTCCAGGAGCGCAAGCTGCGGCGTCTGGTCGCGCAGGCGTACCACCACACCGCCTACTGGCGGGAGCGCATGGACGCGCTCGGGCTCGGGCCCGAGGACATCCAGACGCTCGACGACCTGCGCAAGCTGCCGCTGCTCTCGAAGGACGACGTCCGCGAGCACCTCTACTTCGATCTCCTCTCGGACAACCACGACAAGCGCCGCATCCAAAAGGTCACCACCAGCGGCTCCACCGGCGAGCCCCTCGTCTGCTACGCCGACCAGCATCAGCTCGAGATCCGCTGGGCCGCGACGCAGCGGAGCATGGAGTGGACCGGCTACCGCTTCGGCGACCGCACGGCCCGTCTCTGGCACCAGACCATCGGCATGACCTGGTCGCAGATCCTGCGCGAGCGCATCGACGCCTGGTTCAACCGCCGCCTGTTCATCCCGGCGTTCGAGATGACGGACGCGAACATCGCGCGCTTCGTCGACGCGCTGCGCCGCCACCGTCCCGTCCTGATCGACGGCTACGCCGAGTCGTTCAACTTCCTCGCCTGGTTCCTGAAGCACCACGGTCTCCCCGGGCTGCGCCCGAAGGGTCTCATCTCGTCGGCGCAGGCGCTGCCCGATCACAGCCGCGAGGTGATCGAGAAGGCGTTCGGCTGCGGCGTCTTCGACAAGTACGGCAGCCGCGAGTTCTCCGGCATCGCCTGGGAGTGCGAGGCCCACGACGGCCACCACGTGGTCGCGGAGAGCTACGTCGTCGAGATCCTGAAGGACGGCCTCCCCGCACGCCCGGGCGAGATGGGCGAGGTCGTGATCACCGACCTCACGAACTTCTGCATGCCGCTCATCCGCTACCGCGTCGGCGACCTCGCCGTGGCGATGGACGACGACACGGTCTGCACCTGCGGCCGCGGCCTGCCGCGCATCGGCCGCATCGAGGGCCGCGTGCAGGCCATCATCGTCGCCGAGAACGGCGCCTACATCCCCGGCACCTTCTTCGCGCACCTCTTCAAGGACTTCGACCACGTCGTCCGCCAGTACCAGGTCGTCCAGGAGCACCGCGGCGCGATCCGCCTCCGCGTCGTGAAGGGCCTGCGCCACACCGACGCGCAGTTCGCCGCGTTGCTGGCGCTCCTGCGCGAGTACCTCGGCGCGGGCATGGCGATCGACGTGGAGTTCGTCGAGCGCATCGAGATGGTGCGCACGGGGAAGCATCGCGCGACGATCTCCACGCTGTCGCTCGACCTGCAGGCGTCGTCTCCGGCCGTGAATGCGGGGTGA